One window of Pocillopora verrucosa isolate sample1 chromosome 9, ASM3666991v2, whole genome shotgun sequence genomic DNA carries:
- the LOC131793689 gene encoding uncharacterized protein: MSTRKYCTSQDQGLSRQSTKTYKAVRQKSNAELSEKLRRLDKEHYTNISKLLNERYTWRTIHYNLQRSGEESSSDSDGDSGPEDVPHCTFTAEEECQTVEKKVQGALMDNAKKQNFLQLPSIIEESTAISKQRSPKLGRSPLPPLSEHGFPTRVRRNAESNHERPTLTRQRQRSTTLPVGHMSGDRQRKTDLKKMTKHDKLFHGEGKRVGDDKSSLSRTQDDNEVKNTTLSWEDQMHGCRYLRSHKRNSTSDILDLKEIFDVTSDRSTSKND; the protein is encoded by the coding sequence ATGTCGACACGGAAATATTGCACGAGCCAAGACCAGGGACTATCGCGACAAAGTACGAAGACGTACAAGGCAGTTCGACAAAAATCAAACGCTGAGCTTAGTGAGAAACTTCGCCGCTTAGACAAGGAACACTACACGAATATCTCGAAACTCTTGAATGAGAGGTACACTTGGAGAACGATTCATTACAATTTACAACGCTCTGGAGAAGAATCTTCTTCAGATAGCGATGGTGACAGCGGACCCGAAGACGTTCCGCATTGTACTTTCACTGCCGAGGAGGAATGCCAAACTGTAGAGAAAAAGGTTCAGGGTGCGCTCATGGACAAcgctaagaaacaaaattttcttcagttacCGAGCATAATTGAGGAATCAACGGCGATTTCGAAACAGAGATCTCCGAAATTAGGTCGGAGTCCTCTTCCACCGCTATCAGAACATGGCTTCCCGACTCGTGTTCGACGAAACGCCGAGAGTAACCACGAAAGGCCGACATTAACACGGCAGCGTCAACGAAGCACGACCCTTCCCGTGGGTCATATGTCTGGGGACAGACAAAGAAAGACGGACTTGAAGAAAATGACGAAACATGACAAGTTATTTCATGGCGAAGGAAAACGAGTGGGTGACGATAAGTCCAGTCTGAGTAGAACTCAAGACGATAATGAAGTGAAGAACACGACTTTGTCGTGGGAGGATCAGATGCATGGCTGTCGGTATTTAAGATCGCACAAGAGGAACTCGACATCTGACATTCTAGACTTGAAGGAAATATTTGACGTAACCTCTGATAGATCAACGAGTAAGAATGATTAG
- the LOC131793747 gene encoding uncharacterized protein: protein MSLKVHPTGHATISSKELRELQKLHELGKKYWPAADRKRYEEEVARPEPRRSRYLFRHPYSRLITAYLVVFCNFLIFAEDPVSHSYRECVIDVIGEIYTFIFIRWPRGYFSLIKFSCWMFAVVLGMCVGKWIVHGWLFCKKLKLKMFTEDGQGSWMVMFLTSLLSLFIFSFAYNGFLMLEGKYMDKMHASNRMGMENQTFMKVAAIGTWLGDFITAWMVTDMMLQGAQYAHWAPGLRRFWKTGLNRVYAFWFVFVAMTIVVSTAISTDYVNWDRLNRDFVASNELARAFLASFILVMDLMIVMQDWEFPHFAGSLDIKLPGVNSDAFDVRLPSCCGGKPIDIYITGKWFNYGIIFIVMILDLNMWKNQIFYEPFAYGQYIDPEGYIYTVSDRQFLRWGNRSLLSYEYRWNHLNPKTNITYGLEDLRMNAKYKGYSLTLKGIAFVPSIFAFCVFGYLLYLFGLEENPDEVLVSRYRQDVRRQRQIRRLRKRSRKEARISMDREETGKYRGDLPNPFTINNSRSFNSLPPSPAVQRSRQEEVLDMSLFDHDESSNENEDTLDQSEEKKPEVKKNFTYFFRHPYSRIATSYLVVFCNFLIFAEDPVSHSYTDCIIDIIGNMYGFVFSRYPPDLGFVALKIFMYLFAAGLGIFVGKYFIHKFLLCRVLKLRMFTEEGQGSWMVMFLTVLMFLFIVSFIYNEFLLLGGAHFAPYVCSNNLGIENQTFMKMAAIGTWLGDFITAWMVTDMMLQEEQYPNWSPRIRAFWRRGRNRVYAFWFIACAMSVVVATAITTDYVNWDEISRDFMPTNELSRAFLASFILVMDLMIVMQDWDFPYFDGGMEIKLPGLNTGNFHFHLPGGDIHITGKWFNYGIIFIVMILDLNMWKNQIFYEPSVYGQYTDDEDYIYTVSDRDFLANATAETLSYAWRWSHNKPLTNKTYGLEDQKMNSRYIGYALSAKGTAFIPSLFAFAMFGILVKYFSKGGPPPKVAPSVENDTTDAAVEERNINDGITNDAELTSSMPQIRESRQSVASSESVFDANRTKNIGSFLSVNSSRHGLNARRDDLDSSRDNLESSRDFLNSSRENLSSSADNLESSRDDLHSARDDPESSRDELRSSVENLAISPKGVVSGTSSRPAWSFDSPPKTTASKKGTKRSGSSDIEKTIQNPQCSNDDQDKENMVQDFVQQLSFLNLEGEDNQATSKDKDSSPEENNPSVDSKDDRALSFGELFRRDPTRSSMSQLSATSSDDEDRHVDSNTDVKITNNSLQIPRKK, encoded by the exons ATGAGTTTAAAAGTACATCCGACTGGCCATGCTACAATATCTTCAAAGGAACTTCGCGAATTACAGAAACTTCATGAACTGGGGAAGAAGTATTGG CCCGCTGCTGATAGGAAACGTTACGAGGAAGAAGTAGCTCGACCTGAGCCCCGCCGCAGTAGATATCTGTTCCGCCATCCTTATTCCAGACTCATCACTGCTTACCTGGTTGTTTTCTGTAACTTCCTTATCTTCGCTGAGGACCCAGTCTCCCACAGTTACCGTGAGTGCGTCATTGACGTCATCGGAGAAATATACACCTTCATATTCATAAG GTGGCCTCGCGGttatttttcattgattaaGTTCAGCTGTTGGATGTTCGCTGTTGTTCTTGGCATGTGCGTCGGTAAATGGATCGTTCATGGATGGTTATTCTGCAAAAAACTTAAGTTGAAGATGTTTACTGAAGATGGACAAGGTTCGTGGATGGTGATGTTTCTCACTTCGCTTCTGTCGTTGTTCATCTTTAGCTTCGCCTACAATGGTTTCTTAATGTTGGAAG GTAAATACATGGATAAGATGCATGCGAGTAATCGGATGGGGATGGAAAACCAAACGTTCATGAAGGTGGCCGCCATTGGTACATGGCTTGGAGATTTTATAACAGCTTGGATGGTTACAGATATGATGTTACAG GGAGCACAATACGCACACTGGGCACCAGGTCTCCGCCGCTTTTGGAAGACAGGATTGAACCGGGTGTATGCCTTTTGGTTCGTTTTTGTTGCCATGACAATAGTGGTAAGCACGGCGATCTCCACAGACTATGTAAACTGGGACAGATTAAACAGAGACTTTGTAGCGTCCAACGAGTTAGCGAGGGCGTTTTTGGCTTCGTTTATTCTTGTTATGGATTTGATGATTGTCATGCAG GACTGGGAGTTTCCCCACTTCGCTGGCTCGCTTGATATAAAGCTCCCAGGAGTGAACTCAGACGCCTTCGATGTTCGACTTCCCTCGTGCTGCGGAGGAAAACCGATTGATATTTATATTACAGGAAAATGGTTTAACTATGGTATCATCTTCATCGTCATGATCTTGGACCTCAACATGTGGAAAAACCAGATCTTTTACGAACCTTTCGCATATGGCCAATACATAGATCCAGAAGGGTACATTTACACTGTGTCTGACAGACAGTTTCTCAGGTGGGGGAACAGATCTCTGCTGTCCTATGAATATCGTTGGAATCACCTCAACCCCAAAACTAACATAACTTATGGACTCGAAGATCTGCGAATGAATGCCAAATATAAAGGATACTCTTTGACATTGAAGGGGATCGCATTCGTGCCTTcgatttttgcattttgtgtCTTTGGTTATTTGCTTTATCTCTTCGGCTTAGAAGAGAACCCCGATGAGGTGTTAGTGAGTAGGTATCGGCAGGATGTCAGACGGCAGAGGCAAATAAGACGGTTGAGAAAGAGGAGCAGAAAGGAAGCAAGGATATCGATGGACAGAGAGGAGACTGGGAAGTACAGAGGTGATTTG CCTAATCCATTTACAATAAATAACTCCCGAAGCTTTAACAGTCTTCCACCTTCTCCCGCCGTACAAAGAAGCCGACAAGAGGAAGTTTTAGACATGAGCCTTTTCGACCACGACGAATCGTCCAATGAGAACGAAGAcactctcgaccaatcagaggaAAAGAAACCAGAAGTGAAGAAGAACTTCACATATTTCTTCCGGCATCCATACTCCCGCATTGCTACTTCATACTTAGTGGTATTTTGTAACTTCCTAATCTTTGCTGAGGACCCAGTCTCTCATAGTTACACGGACTGTATCATTGACATTATTGGCAATATGTACGGGTTTGTATTTTCAAG GTATCCCCCTGATTTGGGATTCGTTGCTCTCAAAATCTTCATGTATTTATTCGCCGCAGGACTGGGCATATTCGTAGGCAAATACTTCATTCACAAATTCCTCCTTTGTCGTGTTCTCAAGCTGCGCATGTTCACTGAGGAGGGCCAAGGATCTTGGATGGTAATGTTTCTCACCGTACTGATGTTTCTGTTTATCGTAAGCTTCATATACAACGAGTTTTTGCTTCTGGGCGGAGCACACTTCGCACCCTATGTCTGCAGTAATAACTTGGGAATCGAGAACCAGACGTTTATGAAAATGGCTGCTATTGGCACGTGGCTTGGTGACTTCATCACCGCCTGGATGGTTACAGACATGATGTTACAG GAAGAACAGTACCCAAACTGGAGTCCACGCATCAGAGCGTTTTGGAGACGCGGTCGTAACAGAGTGTATGCGTTCTGGTTTATTGCGTGCGCCATGAGTGTCGTGGTAGCCACTGCCATCACAACTGACTATGTCAATTGGGATGAAATAAGCAGAGATTTTATGCCGACTAATGAGCTCTCCAGAGCCTTTTTGGCCTCCTTTATCCTTGTCATGGATCTCATGATTGTTATGCAG GACTGGGATTTCCCTTACTTTGACGGAGGTATGGAAATAAAACTCCCGGGTCTCAACACAGGGAACTTTCATTTCCATCTTCCCGGGGGAGATATTCACATCACAGGGAAATGGTTTAACTACGGCATCATATTCATTGTCATGATTCTGGATCTAAATATGTGGAAGAACCAGATCTTTTACGAGCCATCTGTTTACGGTCAGTACACTGATGATGAGGATTATATTTATACCGTTTCCGATAGAGATTTCTTAGCCAATGCTACTGCCGAAACATTGAGTTACGCTTGGCGTTGGTCACACAATAAGCCACTGACGAACAAGACCTACGGCTTGGAGGATCAAAAAATGAACTCGAGATACATAGGATATGCTCTTAGCGCAAAAGGTACAGCGTTTATCCCGTCTCTTTTCGCATTTGCCATGTTTGGAATCCTTGTGAAGTATTTTTCCAAAGGTGGACCTCCGCCGAAAGTGGCGCCTTCTGTCGAAAACGACACCACGGACGCCGCCGTCGAAGAGCGAAACATAAACGATGGAATTACAAATGATGCAGAACTCACTTCATCAATGCCACAAATTAGAGAAAGTCGTCAGTCAGTGGCAAGTTCCGAAAGCGTGTTTGATGCCAATAGAACCAAAAATATCGGCTCCTTCTTGAGCGTCAATAGCTCACGTCATGGTCTAAATGCGCGACGTGATGACCTTGACAGTTCACGCGATAACTTGGAGAGTTCGCGAGATTTTCTGAATAGTTCACGTGAAAACTTGAGCAGTTCGGCCGATAACTTGGAAAGTTCACGTGATGATCTCCACAGTGCACGTGATGATCCCGAAAGCTCTCGTGACGAACTCAGAAGCTCTGTTGAAAATCTCGCAATTTCACCGAAGGGCGTGGTGTCTGGCACCTCGTCTCGACCAGCCTGGTCATTCGACTCTCCGCCAAAAACGACTGCAAGCAAGAAGGGAACTAAACGCAGTGGCAGTTCTGACATAGAAAAAACGATTCAAAATCCTCAGTGCTCTAATGACGACCAAGATAAAGAGAATATGGTGCAAGACTTTGTACAGCAGCTGTCCTTTTTGAACCTCGAAGGTGAAGACAATCAAGCCACTAGTAAAGATAAGGACTCATCACCCGAAGAAAATAATCCTTCAGTGGACAGCAAGGACGACAGAGCTTTGTCATTTGGTGAGTTGTTTCGCCGAGATCCTACCAGGTCATCCATGTCCCAACTCTCTGCTACTTCGTCTGATGACGAAGACAGACATGTAGACTCAAACACGGACGTCAAAATAACGAACAATTCTCTTCAAATACCACGTAAAAAGTGA
- the LOC131793628 gene encoding neuropeptide Y receptor type 2 has protein sequence MRVDTADVFLIMAYIVVILVGIAGNSLVIEVVRRKRSMHSTMNFLLVNLAISDLLTLVFCLPGMILSYTKQPNGQMGNLLCKFITTHTIAGVGMIVSGLTLTLISVERYKALVIPMETRFRLTKGNVLYAIIGIWIFAIAYVCPLFIFETYSEEYHRCITSWPTSAAESNAYWIALAVIITSSFVIMFMCYFSIIRGLYFTNTICSSNANAGMDNDGVFKRKIVQMLLIVTAVFLFCFFPFAIATAADIAQSSVFYKTSYFLVYCSSSLNPITYALNSTNYRTAFKEVLNEFRLCACLGQSQDFRTVVQSKNSDRNRGVRTEQL, from the coding sequence atgcGGGTGGACACAGCAGATGTCTTCCTGATTATGGCTTACATCGTGGTAATCCTTGTGGGTATCGCTGGTAACTCACTTGTGATAGAAGTGGTGCGAAGAAAACGATCCATGCATTCTACCATGAACTTCCTGCTCGTCAATCTCGCCATCTCAGACTTGTTAACTCTCGTCTTCTGCCTTCCTGGGATGATTCTTTCCTATACCAAGCAACCAAACGGGCAAATGGGCAATCTCCTCTGTAAATTCATTACAACACACACCATCGCTGGTGTTGGAATGATCGTCTCTGGATTGACACTGACATTAATCTCTGTGGAACGCTACAAAGCTCTGGTGATTCCAATGGAAACGCGGTTTCGTCTCACGAAAGGAAACGTCCTCTATGCCATCATAGGGATATGGATTTTCGCCATCGCTTATGTGTGTCCCCTGTTTATCTTCGAAACATACAGCGAGGAATACCATCGGTGCATTACAAGCTGGCCGACTTCTGCCGCGGAAAGCAATGCATATTGGATCGCCCTTGCCGTGATCATCACTTCATCTTTTGTTATCATGTTTATGTGCTACTTCAGTATAATCAGAGGTTTGTACTTCACCAACACGATTTGCTCCTCAAACGCTAACGCTGGAATGGACAATGATGGAGTGTTCAAACGAAAAATCGTCCAAATGTTGCTGATTGTCACtgctgtgtttttgttttgtttctttccctttGCCATTGCAACTGCAGCAGACATAGCCCAAAGCAGTGTGTTCTACAAGACTTCGTATTTTCTGGTGTACTGCAGTTCCAGTTTGAATCCTATCACCTACGCGCTGAACAGTACAAATTACCGAACTGCGTTTAAGGAAGTTTTGAATGAGTTCCGACTTTGTGCCTGCTTAGGACAGAGTCAGGATTTTAGAACAGTGGTTCAATCAAAAAACAGCGACAGAAACCGTGGGGTTAGGACTGAACAGTTGTAA